Proteins from a single region of Nitrospira sp.:
- a CDS encoding type II toxin-antitoxin system YafQ family toxin, with amino-acid sequence LSGDWAGYRECHIKPDLLLIYRKSDADTLRLARLGSHSELFG; translated from the coding sequence CTTTCCGGCGATTGGGCGGGCTACCGCGAATGCCACATCAAGCCCGACCTGCTGCTGATCTACCGCAAGTCCGACGCCGACACCCTGCGACTGGCGCGGCTTGGCTCCCATAGCGAGCTGTTCGGCTGA